The Acinonyx jubatus isolate Ajub_Pintada_27869175 chromosome B3, VMU_Ajub_asm_v1.0, whole genome shotgun sequence genomic interval GTAGTCTCTGGGTATCGGCAGCAGCAAGGTCCCGTGaacattcctgggtgtggccagcacctgGCCTTTGATCGGTGAGACCCTCCTCGAGAATGTCTGAGTGGgtctgaccttggccacagcaacttcttactcaacacatctctggaggcaagggaaacaaaagcaaaaataaactattgggacctcatcaaaataaaaatcttctgcacagtgaaggaaacaatcagcaaaactaaaaggcaaccaatggaatgggagaagatatttgcaaatgctatatcagataaaggtttagtatccaaaatctatagagaacttaacaaactcaacacccaaaaaacaatccagtgaagaaatgtgcaaaagacatgaacagacgcttctccaaagaagacatccagatggccaatcaaCACatcaaaaaatgctcaacatcacttatcatcagggaaatacaaatcaaaaccacaatgagataccacctcacacctgtcagaatagctaacattaacaactcaggcaacaacagatgttggcgaggatgcggagaaagaggatctcttttgcactgttggtgggaatgcaagctggtgcagccactctggaaaacagtatggagttcctcaaaaaactaaaaatagaactaccctacgacccagcaattgcactactaggtatttatccaagggatacaggtatactgtttccaaggggcacatgcaccccaatgtttatagcagcactatcaacaatagccaaagtatggaaagagcccaaatgtccatcaatggatgagtggataaagaagatgtggtatatatatttatacacacacacacacacacacacacacacacacacacacacacaatggagtattactcagaaaacaaaaaaaatgaaatcttgccattcacacctacgtagatggaactagagggtattatgctaagagaaattagtcattcagagaaagacaaataccatgactttgctcatatgaggactttaagatacaaaacagatgaacatacaagaagcaaaaataataaacagggagggggacaaaacataagagactcttcaatatggagaacaaacagagggttactgaaggggttgtgggaggcagaatgggctaaatgggtcaggggcattaaggaatctactcctgaaatcattgttgcactagatgctaatttggatgtaaattaaaaaaaataaattaaacttaaaaaatagcaaaggatCCAgatagacttttctccaaagacgatgtacaaatagccaacagacacatgaaaaggtatgTAACTGCATTGGCCATCAGAgaaggatggctataataaaaaaagacattggtaaatgttggggaggatgtggagaaactgaaatccTCATacattgcggggggggggggaatgtaaaAAGTGGTTCAGCCCCTTTCAAAAACTGTTTGGCAGTCTCCCAAAGTTACacataaagttaccatatgacccagcaattctactcctaggtatacacTCAAGATAATTTAAAACTTACGTGCACACAAAAGCATGTTCATCTGTAGCAGCACTAttcctaatagccaaaaagtggaaacaacctgaaGTCTATCAACTGAGACatgcataaacaaaatgcaatatgtttatagaatattccattatgtaatGGAATCCATAATTCCATTATTCCATTATGTAATGAAGTGCTGATACAAGCTAGAATATGggtaaactttgaaaacattgttaagtgaaagcagccagttacaaacacatattgtatgattacTTCATATGAAGTGTCTGGAatgggcaaatccatagagacagaacacagttgccagggactgggggagagaggaatggagagatgactgctaatgggtatgggggtTTCTCATGGGGGTGttgaaatattctggaattagacagtTGTGATGgttgtaaaattttataaatatactaaatCTATTGAATTGtacatcttaaaataaatagatgttaagtAATGGTggacaccaaatgctggtgaggttTCAGAGAAACTCATACATTGCTGGCGGTATTATgaaatggcacagccactctggaaaatggtgggcagtttcttataaaactgaatatGTAACTACCACATATCACAGAAATTTcattcctgggcatttatcccagagaaatgaaaacttatctCCACCCAAAGACCCTGTAAATGAATGTTTACACGAGTTTTGTGATAGCCCAAACCTGGAAATAACCCAGAGGCTGTTAAACAGGTAAATGGTTAAACAAAGTGTGCGGCATGACTCGAGTAAAAGGGAAGGGATTGATAAGGTGCAACAACCCTGATAAATCTCCAGAATATTAAGccaagtgaaaaaagtcaatctCAAAAGTATAcaatatactgtatgattctacttatgtaatattcttgaaatgataaaattatggaaatgggGCAGATAATAGTGGTTACCAGTGGTTAGGGGGGTGTGAAAGCAGGAGGGGAGTTGGTGTAGCTATAAAAGGGTAACATAAGAGATCCTCATGGAATGGTTAATGTATCTTATACCAACATATTTATCTTGGTTGTGATATTTTACCATCGTGTTAAAAGATATTACCATTGGATGGAATGAGTAAAGAGCTCATTAACTAGATCTCTTCATATTATTTCTTGCAACTGCATGTTTAtagttatcaaaaaataaaaattttaattaaaaaataataggtcACAACAATGAGAGCACTACACACCTATTACAATGAtgaaaacccaaaacactgacaacgccaaatgctggtgaggatgtggagcatcaggaactctcattcattgctggtgggaatgataAATGGTACAGcctctttggaagacagtttcaTGGTTTCTACAAACCTAAAAATGCTCTTGTCATACAACCCCACAACAcaattgtgctccttggtattagctcaaaggaattgaaaacttatgtccatacaaaTACCTGCTTATGgttatttatagcagctttattcataattgccaaaacttggaagcagccaaAATGTCCTTTACTAGTAAGTGGATAAATAGACTATGGTACATCcagatgatggaatattattcagagagctaataagccatgaaaagacacagaaaaatcttaaatgtgtattgttaagtgacagaagccaatgtgaaaaggctatatactgtatgagTCCAACTATGTGatgttctagaaaaggcaaaactatggaaacggTAAAAAGATccgtggttgccaggggttgatgggagggagggatgaataggcagcacagagaggatttttagggcagtgaaactactctttATGACACTATAATGGTGGAAAAATATCACTATACATTTGGCCAAACTTACAGAATATACCACCAAGGGTGAACCctaatttaaaatacagactttGAGTTATAATGATACAACAATGTAGATTTagcaattgtaacaaatataccactttagtgggggatgttgataatgggagaggctatACATGTGTGAGTATATATGGGAAATCCCTGCACTTTCTGCTTAATttgcctaaaactgctctaaaaaataaagttcattttttaaaaagtaaaactattaaaacactagaataaaaaagaggaaTTTTGTAAAatctcagagagggaaaggtgacacaaaacacaaaacataaatgcacccaaaggaaaaaaattataaatttgaatttataaatattttcaatttatacatggaaatatcaaaatacaaatagtaAACTAGTCAAAACAGCTGTAAAAATATGACACACAATTCCAATTCCCTTGTTACACAAAAAGATTGTATGTATCACTAAGGAAAAGCAAACCAGTAGAGAAATAAACATGAGCAAgccattttcagaaataaaaattttttaaaaatgcccaacCTCactcataattaaagaaatatacattaaagCAACAACTAGGTAACACTTTTCATCTATCAGATTGGCCAAAATATAAAAGTTTGCTAACTTTGCATGTtcaaagatatgaaaaaaaaactggcatAATTGAAATTTATGTCTACttaaaaacctgcacacagatgtttatagcagttttattcataattgccaaaacttgacagtaaccaagatgtctttcaataggtgaatgtataaactgtggtacatccatacaatggaatattagcacTAAAAGAAAGCTGTTAAGCCACATAAAGACATGGAGggattttaaatgcatattgttaAGTGAAGCCAATCTTAAAAGGCTATATTCTATAAGACTGTAACTACATGACATTCCAGAAAAGACAAACATATAGAGAGAGTAAAAGTATCAGTTTTACCAGAGtttggagggatgggggaggaagagagagggatgaataggtgaagCACAGGGAATTTTTAGGGCAAACTACTGTGTATGatatactgtaatggtggatacatgttactatacatttgtcaaaacccatagaatgtacaacacaaagagtgaaccttaatgtaaactatggaccttcagttaataataatgtatcaatatttgttcatcacttgtaaaaaatgtaccacactaatatAAGATGTAAATAATACAGGAAACTATGGTAGACTAGAGGGAGGTATGTAGGAACTCTGTATTTTCCCATCAATTTCTCTGTAAGACTACAATTGTTCCAAAAGAATAAagatctaatttaaaaaaattttaatgtctatttttgagagagagagagagagacagagaaagagacagagagagagacagagtgcaagtgggggaggggacagagagagagggaaagacagaatcggaagcaggctccaggctctgagctgtcagcacagagctggacatggggctcaaacccacgaacccgtgagaccatgacctgagccaaagtgggacgctttcaaacgactgggccacccaggagccccaataaagttctaatttaaaaaaacaagtcacCACTGGAGGATTCTATGaactaaattattttgaaaactgttaaACAAAGAAAGATTTTATGTCTTTCCAATATATCCCAGACCCCTAGGGAATCAAATAATAGAGAGGAAGTTTCTCATTACAGACATATTCCAGCTAATAAGGAAGGAATGATACGTCCATTTTGCAACACCTGATCAATAATCTATCTAGATAATGATTATCAAAGGCTGCTCTataaatacaaaagcaaacacaACCAGATGGAAGAATACTACACTATCTtgacaaaaaaagagacaaacctgAGTCTGATAAAGTCTGACAGACTCAACTatcaatttacagaaaatacGGAAGACAGGAAAACATACTAAATGGCATCATGGGGatacaatcagcaaaatccaCAGGTGTAAAACTATAGGTCAAATGACGAATTGCTTTGACAAATAAGTTTCAAGGGGAAAAGATTAAAAGACTTACGAGTCATATCAACCAATCTCAGTGTATGAACTTTATTTGATCTTGATTCATacaaattctaaatttaaaatttattagttgAAAATTTGAACATTGACTGGCTATTTGATGATGCTAAAGAATCATTAAATTTGTACATGTGATGAAAttgtggtagttttttttttttaaacttaaagagCTTCACACTgtcatatttacaaatgaaatgaaaaagtatcTGGGATTTAATTCAACATAAAgtaggaaagaggagaaagggtgGGGGTTTGGGTGAAACAGGACTGGTCGTTAGCAGATCATTGTCGAAACCTGATGACAGTCACATAGGTTTATTACGTTAATCTGCTGACTTTTCACATGTTTGAAATCTtctaaagtaaaattattttttaaaataagcaacacacacacacacatgcacaaaataaataaacaaacaaaaaaatccagtgaagagtGTTGTTGTGAAACAAAATCCATGTGGTCTTTTGGGTAGGAATTCTTTTTGATCCCTGCTACTCTCTGTCTCCATATCCATGCAATCACCAAATACTGTTGATTCCTACCTCTAAATTAACACTTCTTTCGAACTAGTCCAAGCTAAATTTGGCCTTTGCATAGTGCACTTCTACTTCTGTCTACCTTCAAAACTACAGCcagagtgttgttttttttttaacacaaatttgATCATACCTCATCCTTTGCTTAAAGTCCACAAATGCTCCTCACTGATCATAGGATAAGAGCTGACATCGTCAGTACACGCTTTAAAGCCTCACAGGATCTACTCCAACCCTGTGTACCTGACCAGCTCCATCTTGAGATGTTCTGCCTACCTTTCTACACTCGTTACTTCTTGAACTTGCCATACTCATCCCCAACTCAGAGCATCACACCTGTTGTTGCCTCTGCTTGGAATGCCTCCTTCTCCCTACACACACTTTAATCCTTCAGATCTCACCTTAAATGCTACTTTCTCGGGGTAGCTTTCCCATTATTTTGGTCTAGGTGAGGTCAAATTTCTCACAGATTCTTACTGATTGGTcacaactgaaatttaaaaattattgaagtcatttatttaacatctgtctttctcaaagAGAGAAGGAACTAGGTCTTACTATATCCCCAAAGCCTAGCATTTTGTCCTGCACCTATGTGTAGGAGGTCAATAAGCCTCCAGTAAGCTAAAACTACTGGCtcggtgaatgaataaatgaatttaaatataataccGATCAAATCATGAAAGAGAATTACTTGCCCCATGATCATGATACTACACAGTTAACCTTAATTTCATTAGTCATACTCCGAACAAAAGATTTGCAAAGCTTCAATATAAatgtatagaaacaaacaaaaggaggAAGTGAGAATGACTACGTTATAAGCCCAAATTACAGTCACTCACTGATATTCCAGAAGTacttaataacaaagaaaaagggTTGTATCTTCATCTACCATCCACCTTTCAAAGGAGGCagacatatatacaaataaaagttCTGATTCAAGTTCCAACTTTGCTATTCAGACTGAAAACTCTCAGATTCTCTGAAAGAGTAATAAAGACCATATGTACTAACATCTTACATTtatattcaattatttaaaacagGCTACATACAGATTGCACACAGTCTCTTGACTCTCAATAAAACAAGTGAATTTAATCTATTCAAGTAAAATCAaagcttaaacattttaaagattagatcttcataattttttaagttaattaatgaggaaaaaaaactatGAACTCCTgaaccaaaattttattttaaattattaggcTTTAGTGCACATGAGAATATTTTAGAACATATGACATGTAGAGATGTTGGCACATTGaacagtagaaaatatttttatacaactTGTGAATCACTAATGTGCTTATTTCTTCCGTGAAGTGAATGCATAGTTCGTTTCAATCAATTTTTGTCATGGAATATCAAGTAGGtgcaacatttttatattattatttaataacttCCTAATAAGGTTTTGAGTTTCTAGTTGACTTacacataatatttttttcaatgtattgaaGACTGTAGTAGCCTTTTCTCTCATCTCTGGTGGAACATATTTAATATCCAAATATTCAGATAATTTAGACCTAGAATTGTACAGCATGTTAATTACAGTTTCAATGTCATCAATTCCACTACTGCTTCGGCCAAGTGGTAAGAACTGGGATCTAtacattttttgtaatttatgttCTGCTGCTTCTGCTAAAGCAAGGCTTCGTTTTAGGTGCTCTCTAGAGGCTCGAATGTCCTCTCTGTATTCTGGCTTGAGGCTTTCAACAAGAGGTGCCTGTCGCACCTGTGAACTaatatctgaaatttttttcaaaatgtcttcATTATTCAAAATCTGTGGGTGTCTTCCAAATGTTATTGTTTCAAGTGTTCCCACTGTATATTCGCCTGAGAGCTGAGGAACATCTTCTGGTTCTGTGACAGTATCCATGTCAGTGCTCCTACTTAAAGGGGTGACATCTGGACTTGTGGATGATTTAGCAACATTTGTCAATGGCTTTGGCACCTCAGTGGATCTTACTTCTGaatctggctctggctctggctctttAATAATATAAGGTTCATCGGCATGTAAAACAACCGAAACATTATTTGGTTTAATTGACCAGAATGCTGTACTTTCAGtagatttttccttccttcctggcatTGTGAAGCCTCCAGTGGGAGATGCTGTGGTTTCTTCACTGACAGGATTCgttaaaacatcatttttagtTGAAGTGTCTCCATGTGTAATTATCTCCTTAAATCTTGATAACTTTGGTCCTATAGAATGAGCATTATTTGGAGACTTTGATTTTTCCTCACGACCTGGCTCCCTAGTAGGAACACTTAGTATTAGGTTCTGTAAAACTTCTACATAATGATTTAAGTTTTGTTCTTCATCAGGCGTCACAGTTAtaccttaaggggaaaaaaatcaaatggtaaCACTTAGTATTACATATTGACATATTGACAGAATCTACTGACCTAAATTTACTTCATATATTATCACTTAAAAGTTTAGATAAAGAACCAAGAAATAAAGCACTTTTGACTCAGTCAACTCTCacttatataaacaaaattattttttcagattgttaaaacagatgaacaaggTTAGTGTAAAAGTTGCGTATTAACAcaattctctatattttttcGCTCCTACCTCCCATATAACTTATGATTCTGTAGGcagtttattaaaacaaaattcctgATTATAATCTCTAGAAGTGATGTGTTGGAATTGCCTCATACTGGCTCACTAGAgccaattattaattttttaggaattttgtaagccaaatattaaacatagacactcttaaaaattattttaatttgcaattagATAAATTGTATCAGaaataaaggtaataaatactcaaaattcatcacttcttatttttatgtaattttactaTTATCTATGGTCTTGAGGTTATTTACATCTTGCATAGCTGTATGGCAGAAATGCTTGTAATAGTGTACTACTCTATATCTCTTTCTATGTCCCTGTTCAGTAATGTCAAATACATAGCTTGAAACCAAcgatggtgggagtatttacatcATATAAATGGGCAAATGCTATAAATCTGGGTTTACTAGTCTCTCCAAAAAATCATTTGTTGAACATTTACCAGTATCCAACTGCCCTCAACCCAGCAAAGCTCTAACTACAGCCTGTGGGTCATATCCACCtaactgtttttgtaaataaagttttcttgtaATCCAGCCAGTTTcgtccatttgtttatgtattatctatggctgctttgggTTGCAACAATAGAATTGAGTAGTTGCAATAGAGACCATATGGTATACAAATACtgaaaatacttactatctggcccttcacagaaaacgTTTGCCAATTCCTGCTCTAAACCATCAACATTTCACTCTCAACACAAAAtggcagttgtttttttttttaattcaagttagttaatatacggtgtagtattagtttcaggagtagaacccagtgattcatcacttacatataacgcctggtgctcatcccaacaagtgccctccttaatgcccatcacccatttagcccatccccccacccacctctcctccagcaatcctcaatttgctctctgtatttaagattcttatggtttgcctccctctctgtttttaccttatttttccttcccgtcccctatgatcatctgttttgtttcttaaattccacacatgagtgaaattacggtatttgtctttctctgactgacttatttcacttagtataatacactctagttcaaAAATGGCAGTTCTATTTATACTGGTATTTTGCAGCATCTGAGTGGTTGATGAAGCTTCTCATTTccaacatggaaaacaaaaaagataattgAATAAGATATTCTGAAATTCTGCTCAACTCCCCTTTTCTTAAAacagcttttaattttaagtgcTGGGATTTTATACATgtcattttgaaatcatttt includes:
- the SPESP1 gene encoding sperm equatorial segment protein 1; translated protein: MKSLVLVVLLLWLSSVPAFPSITVTPDEEQNLNHYVEVLQNLILSVPTREPGREEKSKSPNNAHSIGPKLSRFKEIITHGDTSTKNDVLTNPVSEETTASPTGGFTMPGRKEKSTESTAFWSIKPNNVSVVLHADEPYIIKEPEPEPDSEVRSTEVPKPLTNVAKSSTSPDVTPLSRSTDMDTVTEPEDVPQLSGEYTVGTLETITFGRHPQILNNEDILKKISDISSQVRQAPLVESLKPEYREDIRASREHLKRSLALAEAAEHKLQKMYRSQFLPLGRSSSGIDDIETVINMLYNSRSKLSEYLDIKYVPPEMREKATTVFNTLKKILCVSQLETQNLIRKLLNNNIKMLHLLDIP